From the genome of Brevinematales bacterium, one region includes:
- the metW gene encoding methionine biosynthesis protein MetW, which yields MVNQHVKKFVTIDDRLDFGVIASLIDDDTWVLDLGCGNGALLEYLIKTKDVKGMGIDINIEKTILCMKKGIPVVYQDLNEGLSNFKEDTFDYCVLSQTLQVVQHPDELMLDMLRIAKYGIVSFPNFGYYRLPLKLFFRGRMPVSKEFPYDWDNTPNIHLVTIKDFREFCKKNGILILKEYHNYGENYSSGQALTNKRSKNCVALITLERKSGK from the coding sequence GTGGTAAACCAACATGTGAAAAAATTCGTAACCATAGACGACCGCCTCGATTTCGGGGTAATCGCCTCGCTGATCGACGACGATACATGGGTGCTCGACCTCGGCTGCGGAAACGGCGCGCTTCTCGAGTACCTCATCAAGACAAAGGACGTCAAGGGGATGGGTATCGATATCAATATCGAGAAGACCATACTCTGCATGAAAAAGGGCATCCCGGTAGTTTATCAGGACCTGAACGAGGGGCTGTCCAACTTCAAGGAAGACACCTTCGATTATTGCGTGCTCAGCCAGACCCTGCAGGTGGTGCAGCATCCCGACGAATTGATGCTCGACATGCTGCGTATCGCGAAGTACGGGATTGTCAGTTTCCCCAATTTCGGGTATTACCGGCTGCCGCTGAAACTGTTCTTCCGGGGACGGATGCCCGTATCGAAGGAATTCCCCTACGACTGGGACAATACGCCGAATATTCACCTGGTGACTATCAAGGATTTCCGCGAGTTCTGTAAAAAGAACGGGATACTGATACTCAAGGAATACCATAATTATGGGGAAAACTATTCGTCAGGTCAGGCGCTGACTAATAAGCGTTCGAAGAACTGCGTCGCGCTGATTACCCTCGAACGGAAATCGGGGAAGTAA
- a CDS encoding SpoIIE family protein phosphatase, whose translation MRNIVVLLLCGVFCSSCALNHIEYISGNAEKGASDFSMLHYGSRTVINLEGEWEFYWNRYLAPEDFKSHGMNPDIYAKVPDVWNNFTIGGKPVPEQGYATYRLMLKNVPLLTNFGFFINNVGVCFRLYIDGKEVGSVGIPGTNQPSTVPGYHSTLYPITSTNRTIEIIMHVANFQYSRGGIWYIPRFGALTDMIHEMNQSFGLDYFLLGALIIMGIYHLVLYALRREDISTLYFTLLCFSVALRVICTVNDLITQFFPGIPWELVVRLEYFSFILPTVTFLMFVAVILKQYIFKYFHWAVYILSAAYGLIVIFTPPDFFTRYMYYYLAVLGISMVYIVVLLARASLRKNVESFIMLGGFIVLALATLNDILFYSYIFNSFGTLGPLGTFLFFIAKSMVLSIRFSTAFRQVETLSLNLEKKVYERTRELELERNKLRFKNKMIDKEMILARNIQREFIPETPPMKNISLYYKPMYAIGGDFYDFVRFADPNLLGVFISDVSGHGIPAALVTSMMKSSLLEIAQHTLNPARVMAHLNHALFDLTANNFITAFYGIFDFSTETFEYCNAGHHPPYILTPDMILKLESKKSPPLALFDNPMLRKQKKHYQNKKVVLNKGTKVLLYTDGLSETVPADSPQGEPYDDIIDFETGMFIPILDDIKHETAQVIVKTLREKLIRFRGSEEFEDDVSMICFEI comes from the coding sequence ATGCGGAATATCGTTGTGCTTCTCCTGTGCGGAGTTTTTTGCTCATCGTGCGCTTTAAACCATATCGAGTATATATCCGGTAACGCCGAAAAGGGCGCTTCCGACTTTTCCATGCTGCATTACGGTTCCAGAACCGTGATTAACCTCGAGGGCGAGTGGGAGTTTTACTGGAACCGTTACCTCGCCCCGGAGGATTTCAAATCCCACGGGATGAACCCGGATATCTATGCAAAAGTCCCCGATGTGTGGAATAATTTCACTATCGGCGGTAAACCGGTACCGGAACAGGGATACGCGACCTATCGGCTGATGCTGAAAAATGTGCCGCTATTGACGAATTTCGGATTCTTTATCAATAATGTAGGTGTCTGTTTCCGCCTGTACATCGACGGGAAAGAGGTCGGTTCGGTCGGGATTCCCGGTACGAATCAGCCGTCTACCGTGCCGGGATATCATTCCACATTATACCCGATAACATCGACCAACCGCACTATCGAGATTATCATGCATGTGGCGAATTTTCAATACTCGCGCGGCGGTATCTGGTATATCCCGCGTTTCGGCGCATTAACCGATATGATCCATGAGATGAACCAGTCGTTCGGCCTCGATTATTTCCTGCTGGGCGCGCTGATCATCATGGGAATCTACCATCTGGTACTGTATGCCCTCCGGCGCGAGGATATTTCGACCCTGTACTTCACCCTTCTGTGTTTCTCGGTCGCCCTGCGGGTGATCTGTACGGTCAACGACCTGATTACGCAGTTTTTCCCGGGTATCCCGTGGGAACTGGTGGTCAGGCTCGAGTACTTCTCCTTTATCCTCCCGACCGTGACATTCCTGATGTTCGTCGCCGTCATCCTGAAACAGTACATCTTCAAATATTTTCACTGGGCGGTATATATTCTTTCCGCGGCGTACGGCCTCATCGTTATCTTCACCCCGCCCGATTTCTTTACCCGTTATATGTACTATTATCTCGCGGTACTGGGAATATCGATGGTTTACATAGTGGTTCTTCTCGCCCGCGCATCGCTGCGAAAGAATGTCGAATCGTTCATTATGCTGGGCGGATTTATCGTGCTGGCGCTGGCTACCCTGAACGATATCCTGTTTTACAGTTACATCTTTAATAGCTTCGGAACCCTCGGGCCTCTGGGAACATTCCTGTTCTTTATCGCGAAGTCGATGGTGCTGTCGATCCGTTTTTCCACCGCGTTCCGGCAGGTTGAAACATTATCGCTCAACCTCGAAAAAAAGGTCTATGAGCGCACCCGCGAACTGGAACTGGAACGGAATAAACTGCGGTTCAAGAATAAGATGATCGATAAAGAAATGATACTCGCGCGAAATATCCAGCGGGAGTTTATCCCTGAGACTCCCCCGATGAAGAATATCTCGCTGTACTACAAGCCGATGTATGCCATCGGCGGCGATTTCTACGATTTCGTCCGTTTCGCCGACCCGAACCTGCTGGGGGTGTTTATCAGCGATGTTTCCGGCCACGGGATACCCGCCGCGCTGGTCACTTCGATGATGAAAAGCAGCCTTCTCGAAATCGCCCAGCATACCCTGAACCCCGCGAGGGTGATGGCTCACCTTAATCATGCCCTTTTCGACCTGACCGCGAATAATTTTATCACCGCGTTCTACGGGATATTCGATTTCAGTACCGAGACCTTCGAGTACTGCAACGCCGGGCATCATCCGCCATATATCCTCACTCCCGATATGATTCTCAAGCTCGAGAGCAAGAAAAGCCCGCCCCTCGCGCTTTTCGATAATCCCATGCTGCGGAAGCAAAAGAAACACTACCAGAATAAGAAGGTTGTACTGAATAAGGGGACGAAGGTTTTGCTCTATACCGACGGCCTCTCCGAGACAGTCCCTGCGGACTCCCCGCAGGGCGAGCCTTACGATGATATCATCGATTTCGAGACGGGGATGTTTATCCCTATCCTCGACGATATCAAGCATGAAACCGCGCAGGTCATAGTGAAGACCCTGCGGGAGAAATTGATCCGTTTCAGGGGAAGCGAGGAGTTCGAGGACGACGTCAGCATGATCTGTTTCGAGATATAA
- the lysA gene encoding diaminopimelate decarboxylase encodes MTVHDVRDNKLYIGGVSAEELIREYGSPLYVYDEAIVRERYKSLSDAIPYKMKRIHYAMKANSNMHILKILKEEGAYIDAVSPYEIEIALKAGFQASKILYTGLNHTDAEIDIAMKHKVRLNIGSLHTLEVYAKKNKGAEISLRINPNIGAGHHDHTITGGPDVQFGIFESDIPAAQEIIEKSGLRLVGIQSHIGSGILEDTKFIEVMNIILPLAKRFKGLEFVDFGGGIGVPYRPKADNFNLARFGESATRMMNDFSKVYGKEITFAIEPGRYLVAESGVLLATVTDTKNTTRFRFAGVDTGFNHLIRPMVYGSYHHIVNASHMEGNERGIVVAGYLCETGDVFTRTEDGPVERGISDPKPGDILAIMTAGAYGYCMASQYNSRPRPAEVLVTDGKHRIIRRRETLDDILLTTTA; translated from the coding sequence ATGACCGTGCACGACGTGCGTGACAATAAACTCTATATCGGCGGAGTTTCCGCGGAAGAACTGATCCGCGAATACGGCTCGCCGTTATATGTCTACGACGAGGCTATCGTCCGGGAACGTTATAAAAGCCTGAGCGACGCAATTCCCTATAAAATGAAGCGCATCCATTACGCGATGAAAGCCAATTCCAATATGCATATCCTGAAAATCCTGAAGGAAGAGGGCGCGTATATCGACGCGGTATCGCCGTATGAAATTGAAATCGCGCTCAAAGCCGGGTTTCAGGCGTCGAAAATCCTCTACACCGGATTGAACCATACCGATGCGGAAATCGATATCGCGATGAAGCACAAGGTGCGTCTCAATATCGGGTCGCTCCATACGCTGGAAGTCTACGCCAAAAAGAACAAGGGCGCGGAAATATCGCTGCGTATCAACCCCAATATCGGCGCGGGGCATCACGACCACACCATCACGGGCGGGCCGGACGTCCAGTTCGGGATATTCGAATCGGATATACCCGCCGCGCAGGAGATTATCGAAAAATCCGGGCTGAGACTGGTCGGGATACAGTCCCACATCGGTTCGGGAATACTCGAGGACACGAAGTTTATCGAAGTGATGAATATCATCCTGCCTCTCGCGAAACGTTTCAAGGGGCTGGAATTTGTCGATTTCGGCGGCGGTATCGGCGTACCGTACCGTCCCAAAGCGGATAATTTCAATCTCGCCCGTTTCGGCGAATCCGCGACCCGGATGATGAACGATTTCTCCAAGGTCTACGGCAAAGAAATCACGTTCGCGATAGAACCCGGCCGTTACCTGGTAGCGGAATCCGGCGTCCTGCTCGCGACTGTTACCGATACGAAAAACACCACCCGTTTCCGGTTCGCCGGGGTCGATACGGGATTCAACCACCTCATTCGCCCCATGGTGTACGGAAGCTACCATCATATCGTCAACGCATCCCATATGGAGGGAAACGAACGCGGCATTGTGGTCGCGGGATACCTCTGCGAAACGGGCGACGTTTTCACCCGCACCGAGGACGGGCCTGTCGAACGCGGCATATCCGACCCGAAGCCGGGCGATATCCTCGCGATAATGACGGCAGGGGCATACGGATACTGTATGGCGTCCCAGTATAACTCGCGCCCGCGTCCCGCCGAAGTTCTGGTGACGGATGGAAAACACCGCATCATCCGCCGCCGCGAGACCCTCGACGACATCCTGTTAACGACTACTGCGTAG
- a CDS encoding PIN domain-containing protein: MQDKAFLDTNILIYLYSVEKAKQNQVFKLLASDRSFVISRQVIHEFCNVLLKNFHYPVEKIQSAIEDFTRNFLVIELNSEITNRALMIHQETHFSFYDCLVVSSALFPGCKELFSEDMHDGMKIRDTLKIINPFK; this comes from the coding sequence ATGCAAGATAAGGCGTTTCTCGATACGAATATCCTTATTTATCTATATTCCGTTGAGAAAGCCAAACAGAATCAAGTATTCAAACTCCTTGCATCCGACAGGTCGTTTGTTATCAGTCGTCAGGTAATACACGAATTCTGTAATGTTCTATTAAAAAACTTTCACTACCCCGTAGAAAAAATTCAATCCGCTATCGAGGATTTCACGCGGAATTTTTTAGTAATCGAATTAAACTCTGAAATAACAAATCGCGCGCTCATGATTCATCAAGAAACCCATTTCTCATTCTATGATTGTCTTGTCGTATCTTCCGCGTTGTTTCCCGGGTGTAAGGAATTATTCTCCGAAGACATGCATGACGGAATGAAAATCCGGGATACGTTAAAAATAATCAACCCTTTTAAGTAA
- a CDS encoding mannose-1-phosphate guanylyltransferase/mannose-6-phosphate isomerase, producing MKSIIMAGGSGTRLWPFSRKSFPKQFLTLLGDESFIETTCKRLLLFTHPEAVYVVTGQDYEFNVIDHMSKALKHEFRNLILEPVGRNTAPAIALTIKYLLDKGGADNEDVVFFSPSDHIIQPDETLKQAIEDAKESARTHIVTFGIVPRKPETGYGYIELGASPHGEIYPVKRFVEKPDTDTAKRYLEAGNYLWNSGMFLFSIGVILDAFRKFSPELYEMITVWTYEEAIENYATLPAISIDYAVMEKAKNILCRRVDVQWNDIGSWESLYEFLPKDSAGNAVIGDAELLNTKNSMVITNKSLTTLIGMDNTAVIATEDAILVTHRKETQQVKELVDIMREKNRPEVTVHVTTYRPWGSYTLLEEGPRYKIKRIAVLPERSLSLQRHKHRSEHWVVVHGMAEVLIGGKTTILHENQSIYVPIFENHRLSNPGKIPLEIIEVQNGEYVGEDDIERMEDNYGRA from the coding sequence ATGAAGTCCATTATCATGGCGGGCGGTTCCGGCACGCGGCTCTGGCCGTTCTCGCGCAAAAGTTTCCCCAAGCAATTCCTGACGCTTCTCGGAGACGAAAGTTTTATCGAAACCACCTGCAAGCGTCTTCTATTATTCACCCATCCCGAGGCGGTCTATGTCGTCACCGGGCAGGATTACGAATTCAACGTTATCGACCATATGAGCAAGGCCCTGAAGCACGAGTTCCGGAACCTCATCCTCGAACCGGTCGGGAGAAATACCGCGCCCGCTATCGCGCTCACGATCAAGTACCTGCTCGACAAGGGCGGGGCGGATAACGAGGACGTCGTATTTTTCTCTCCGTCCGACCATATTATCCAGCCCGACGAGACGCTGAAGCAGGCGATCGAGGACGCGAAGGAATCCGCGCGCACGCATATCGTGACGTTCGGGATAGTCCCACGGAAGCCGGAGACCGGTTACGGGTATATCGAGCTCGGCGCATCCCCGCACGGCGAAATCTACCCCGTGAAACGGTTTGTCGAGAAACCCGATACCGACACCGCGAAACGTTACCTCGAGGCGGGAAATTACCTCTGGAACTCCGGCATGTTCCTGTTCTCCATCGGCGTCATCCTCGACGCGTTCAGGAAGTTCTCCCCCGAGCTTTACGAGATGATCACCGTATGGACCTACGAGGAGGCTATCGAGAACTACGCGACCCTTCCCGCGATATCGATCGATTACGCGGTGATGGAGAAGGCGAAAAATATCCTCTGCCGCCGTGTCGACGTGCAATGGAACGATATCGGGTCATGGGAGTCCCTCTACGAGTTCCTGCCGAAGGACTCCGCCGGGAACGCCGTCATCGGCGACGCGGAGCTTCTCAACACGAAGAACAGTATGGTAATCACCAATAAAAGCCTGACGACCCTGATCGGGATGGACAACACCGCGGTGATCGCGACCGAAGACGCGATACTGGTCACCCACCGGAAAGAGACCCAGCAGGTCAAGGAGCTGGTGGACATCATGCGCGAGAAGAACCGTCCCGAGGTCACGGTGCATGTGACGACCTACCGCCCATGGGGGAGCTACACGCTGCTCGAGGAAGGCCCGCGCTATAAGATCAAGCGTATCGCCGTCCTGCCGGAGCGCAGCCTGTCGCTCCAGCGTCACAAACACCGCAGCGAGCATTGGGTGGTCGTCCACGGGATGGCGGAGGTGCTGATCGGCGGCAAGACCACTATCCTGCACGAGAACCAGAGCATCTATGTCCCCATCTTCGAGAATCACCGCCTGTCGAACCCCGGCAAGATACCGCTCGAGATTATCGAGGTGCAGAACGGGGAATATGTGGGCGAGGACGATATCGAGCGGATGGAGGACAATTACGGGCGGGCGTGA
- a CDS encoding M20/M25/M40 family metallo-hydrolase — protein MDDLTRRTVDEFMRIVQIDSLSLREEKMFAYLRERFAGLPLEIEFLPYTHAATGMESGNMLVKLESNSPSPKKSLFFDAHLDTVEPGLGIRPILEGDVLRSDGATVLGSDDKSGAAAMIIAIDEIIASGMPHGGLMFAFTSAEEIGLAGVTYLDFSKIHADYGYILDSHGSVGGVVIAAPYHNIYDINITGKASHAGIEPDKGVNAIKIAAKIVGELPQGVINDDTVANVGMIDGGKATNIVAEECHIKGEFRSHTLADIRTLEALVGTIVDRYRREAVRIEITHTEAYKGFHQEMDSDIIRLTDAAVRGIGIEPRYERTGGGSNTSIYNQHGVTALTLATGMEAVHSTSEYIRAEDLGNLTRLVIKLAELA, from the coding sequence ATGGACGACCTGACCCGGCGTACAGTCGACGAATTTATGCGCATCGTACAAATCGATTCCCTATCCCTGCGCGAGGAAAAAATGTTCGCATACCTTCGCGAGCGTTTCGCGGGACTCCCGTTGGAGATCGAGTTTCTGCCGTACACCCATGCCGCGACCGGGATGGAATCCGGTAATATGCTCGTGAAACTCGAGTCGAACTCCCCGTCGCCGAAAAAGTCCCTGTTCTTCGACGCGCATCTGGACACGGTCGAGCCCGGACTGGGTATCCGTCCGATACTGGAAGGCGACGTCCTCCGTTCCGACGGCGCCACGGTGCTGGGGAGCGACGATAAATCCGGGGCGGCCGCGATGATTATCGCGATCGACGAGATTATCGCGTCGGGAATGCCTCACGGCGGCCTCATGTTCGCGTTCACCTCGGCCGAGGAGATCGGCCTCGCGGGCGTGACCTACCTCGACTTTTCTAAAATACACGCGGACTACGGTTATATCCTCGATTCCCACGGTTCCGTCGGGGGTGTGGTTATCGCCGCGCCGTACCATAATATCTACGATATCAATATCACCGGGAAAGCATCGCACGCCGGGATCGAGCCGGACAAGGGCGTCAACGCGATCAAGATCGCCGCGAAGATCGTGGGCGAGCTCCCGCAGGGGGTGATTAACGACGACACGGTCGCCAACGTGGGGATGATCGACGGGGGGAAGGCCACGAACATCGTCGCGGAGGAGTGCCATATCAAGGGAGAGTTCCGCTCGCACACCCTCGCGGACATCCGCACGCTCGAGGCTCTGGTCGGCACGATCGTCGACCGTTACCGCCGCGAAGCGGTGCGCATCGAAATCACGCACACCGAGGCGTACAAGGGATTCCACCAGGAGATGGATTCGGACATCATCCGGCTGACTGACGCCGCGGTACGGGGTATCGGGATCGAGCCGCGTTACGAACGCACGGGCGGCGGGTCGAACACGAGTATCTACAACCAGCACGGCGTCACCGCGCTCACGCTCGCTACCGGAATGGAAGCGGTGCATTCCACATCGGAGTATATCCGCGCCGAGGATTTGGGTAACCTGACGCGGCTAGTGATTAAACTGGCGGAACTTGCATAA
- a CDS encoding NAD(P)-dependent alcohol dehydrogenase, which produces MKAIICDKYGLAEMKMEEVEKPVPKDNEVLVEVHASSVTTHNLIMVAGKPYFVRLMDGALRKPSARIPGSDIAGLVTAVGKSVTLFKPGDKVFGDISEGGFGGLAEYVSVPENMLTLKPVNLSYADAAAVPQASLVALQGLRDKGNIQKGQKVLIYGASGGIGTFAVQLAKYFGAEVTGVCGTRNFEMVRSIGADHVIDYSQEDYTKSGQRYDLIFAVASRSIFAHKRALTPQGIYVSTGSPSLARVFQDMLLAKMISRRDGKKIIGGWVVEPNKDLGFIKELIEAGKIKPVIGRIFPFNETAEAFRYFGEGHPGGKVIITIEH; this is translated from the coding sequence ATGAAAGCGATTATATGCGATAAATACGGGCTGGCTGAAATGAAAATGGAAGAAGTGGAAAAACCTGTCCCCAAGGACAACGAAGTCCTCGTGGAGGTTCACGCCTCGTCGGTAACCACCCATAATCTGATCATGGTCGCCGGAAAACCGTACTTTGTCCGCCTGATGGACGGCGCGCTTAGAAAACCCAGCGCGCGGATACCCGGAAGCGATATTGCCGGACTGGTTACCGCAGTGGGTAAAAGTGTCACACTGTTCAAACCGGGCGACAAGGTGTTCGGCGATATATCTGAGGGAGGTTTCGGGGGGCTTGCCGAGTATGTATCCGTCCCGGAGAACATGCTGACCCTGAAACCGGTCAATCTTTCGTATGCAGATGCGGCGGCAGTTCCGCAAGCGTCGCTGGTCGCGCTGCAGGGCCTGCGCGATAAGGGAAATATCCAAAAGGGGCAAAAAGTCCTGATATACGGGGCGTCCGGCGGCATCGGTACGTTCGCGGTACAGCTCGCCAAGTACTTCGGGGCGGAAGTCACAGGGGTATGCGGCACGCGCAATTTTGAAATGGTACGCTCGATCGGCGCCGACCACGTCATCGACTATTCGCAGGAGGATTACACGAAAAGCGGACAGCGTTACGACCTGATCTTCGCAGTAGCATCCCGTTCGATTTTCGCCCATAAGCGCGCATTGACCCCGCAGGGAATCTATGTCAGTACCGGGAGTCCTTCCCTGGCGCGGGTTTTTCAGGATATGCTCCTCGCGAAGATGATTTCCAGGAGAGACGGTAAAAAAATAATAGGCGGGTGGGTTGTTGAGCCGAACAAAGACTTAGGCTTTATAAAAGAACTGATCGAAGCCGGTAAAATTAAACCGGTTATCGGTAGGATTTTCCCGTTTAATGAAACCGCCGAAGCGTTCCGCTATTTCGGGGAGGGGCATCCCGGCGGGAAAGTAATCATTACCATCGAACATTAA
- a CDS encoding calcium/sodium antiporter, with protein MFDFLAPLISANWFTAILFLLIGIAFLWGGSELTVRKLSPIAKFFGVREIVVTILGISVMSSLPEFTVSFFANLQGNPDISIGNIIGSNFVTLTFVTALCALIRPMQIHTDIKDRESAWMILSTVIIFILARDGELGRLDGIVLILLYIPYLISVINSARKSAHEDKELLANKGKDKKIALHIVFAALGVLGVIAGANITLLAGQDIGTRIGITPLAMGVLIFAFGTSLPELSVALSATFKHKAEVSIGEVYASNIFTAMFVLGMCALAQPMPVSTSILNFDIPFLILAGSVIQIFVTTGSKLQRIEAIFVLGMYVYFTIGHFVKVPFFS; from the coding sequence ATGTTCGACTTCCTCGCACCGTTAATTTCCGCGAACTGGTTCACCGCGATACTTTTCCTTCTCATCGGGATAGCGTTCCTATGGGGAGGGTCGGAACTCACGGTGCGCAAACTCTCGCCAATCGCTAAGTTCTTCGGAGTGCGGGAAATAGTGGTCACCATCCTCGGCATCAGCGTCATGTCGTCCCTGCCGGAATTCACCGTGTCGTTCTTCGCGAACCTCCAGGGAAACCCCGACATCTCGATCGGCAACATCATCGGATCGAACTTCGTCACCCTGACCTTCGTGACCGCGCTCTGCGCGCTTATCCGTCCGATGCAGATCCATACGGATATCAAGGACCGCGAAAGCGCGTGGATGATCCTCTCGACAGTGATCATTTTTATTCTCGCGCGCGACGGCGAACTCGGGCGTCTGGACGGCATCGTCCTCATATTACTCTATATCCCCTATCTCATCTCGGTCATCAATTCCGCGCGCAAGTCCGCGCATGAGGATAAAGAGTTACTGGCAAATAAGGGTAAAGATAAAAAGATCGCGCTGCATATCGTATTCGCGGCGCTCGGGGTGCTCGGCGTGATCGCAGGGGCGAATATCACCCTGCTGGCCGGGCAGGATATCGGCACGCGTATCGGGATCACCCCGCTCGCGATGGGGGTGCTGATCTTCGCGTTCGGCACGTCGCTCCCGGAGCTGTCGGTCGCGCTATCGGCGACATTCAAGCATAAGGCGGAAGTCAGCATCGGCGAGGTCTACGCGTCGAATATCTTCACCGCGATGTTCGTACTCGGGATGTGCGCGCTGGCTCAGCCGATGCCGGTATCGACGTCCATCCTGAATTTCGATATCCCGTTCCTCATCCTCGCGGGGTCTGTCATCCAGATATTCGTCACGACCGGGAGCAAGCTCCAGCGTATCGAGGCGATATTCGTGCTGGGGATGTACGTGTATTTCACGATCGGGCACTTCGTGAAGGTGCCGTTCTTCAGCTAG
- a CDS encoding CDP-alcohol phosphatidyltransferase family protein, which produces MTAPLKENYPLWAAAQILTAIRFLLIIPFFYCEVMHDYTAVFLVLLAAAATDIFDGILARRSGVHRFFGKAFDFAADFTFIMAIGVLYQRMGYFVGYFFAAPLAAGVSYILLCIRMKGFVRTRLGRWNGTIAFGGIIVLSGLRALIPGLSPAAWQWFSLFLAVWFLASAIEANITRKNTPNKKMLDKSDGHDKIK; this is translated from the coding sequence ATAACCGCCCCGCTGAAGGAAAATTATCCGCTCTGGGCGGCGGCGCAAATTCTGACCGCGATCCGTTTCCTGCTTATCATACCCTTCTTCTACTGCGAAGTCATGCATGATTATACCGCTGTATTCCTCGTACTGCTCGCGGCGGCGGCGACCGATATTTTCGACGGGATACTCGCGCGTCGTTCCGGGGTGCACCGCTTCTTCGGTAAAGCGTTCGACTTCGCCGCGGATTTCACCTTCATTATGGCGATAGGCGTACTCTACCAGCGTATGGGATACTTCGTCGGATACTTTTTCGCGGCGCCGCTCGCGGCGGGAGTATCGTATATCCTCCTCTGCATCCGTATGAAGGGATTTGTCCGTACCCGGCTCGGCCGCTGGAACGGTACGATCGCGTTCGGCGGAATCATCGTCCTGTCGGGGCTTCGCGCGCTTATTCCGGGGCTTTCCCCGGCGGCGTGGCAATGGTTCTCGCTGTTCCTCGCGGTATGGTTCCTCGCGTCGGCGATCGAAGCGAATATCACCCGCAAAAATACGCCGAACAAGAAAATGCTGGACAAATCGGATGGACATGATAAAATAAAATAA